A stretch of DNA from Brevibacillus ruminantium:
TGATCTCGTGCATGAAACGCCCTCATCTCAACCTGGGTTGTCCGCTCTACTCTTTCAGCAGGTAGTTGCTGATCACGACGCGCTGAATTTCGTTGGTTCCCTCATAGATTTGCGTGATTTTGGCATCGCGCATGAAGCGCTCCACCGGATACTCGCGTGTGTAGCCGTAGCCGCCAAACACCTGGACAGCCTCGGTCGTCACTTCCATCGCAATATCGCCGGCGAAAACCTTGGAGATCGCGGATGCTTTTCCGTACGGCAATCCCTGATCCTCCAGCCACGCCGCCTGATAGGTCAGGAGCCGGGCAGCTTCGATTTTGGTTGCCATATCGGCCAGTTTGAACTGGATGGCTTGCAGGGCAGCGATTGGTTTGCCAAACTGGTTGCGCTCTTTGGCGTAGTCGCGCGCGTGTTCAAAAGCGCCTTGCGCGATACCCAGCGCCTGTGCTGCGATGCCGTTGCGGCCGCCGTCCAGAGTCATCATCGCGATCTTGAAGCCCTGTCCCTCTTCACCCAGCCTGTTTTCTACCGGAACACGCACATCTTCGAAATTCACAGCAAGCGTCGGCGAGGAACGAATCCCCAGTTTTTTTTCTTTCTTGCCCATCGTAAAGCCTTCCATACCCTTTTCGACGATAAAGGCAGTGATTCCTTTGTGCTTCAGCTCAGGGGCGGTAACGGCAAATACGATGTAGATTTCCGCTTCGCCCGCGTTGGTGATAAAGATTTTGCTGCCGTTCAAGACATAGTGATCGCCATCGCGCACAGCCGTGGTCCGCATCCCTGCCGAATCAGAGCCTGATCCTGCTTCCGTCAGGCAGTATGCCCCCATCTTTTTGCCCTCTGCCAGCGGCCGCAGGAACTTTTGCTTCTGCTCCTCCGTGCCAAACTTGAAGATCGGCCAGCTCGCCAGCGAGACATGTGCCGACAAGGTTACGCCAATCGATGCGTCCACGCGGGACAGCTCCTCCACCGCGATCACATAGCTGAGGTAGTCCGCACCCGCACCGCCGTACTCCTCCGGCCACGGGATGCCTGTCAGGCCCAGCTCGGCCATCTCTTCAAAAATAGCGCGGTCAAAGCGTTCTTCCTCGTCCCGCTCCGCGGCTGTGGGAGCTACCTGTGTTTCGGCAAAATCGCGGATCATCTTGCGCAGCATCTCTTGTTCTTCATTCAATTGAAAGT
This window harbors:
- a CDS encoding acyl-CoA dehydrogenase, with the protein product MNFQLNEEQEMLRKMIRDFAETQVAPTAAERDEEERFDRAIFEEMAELGLTGIPWPEEYGGAGADYLSYVIAVEELSRVDASIGVTLSAHVSLASWPIFKFGTEEQKQKFLRPLAEGKKMGAYCLTEAGSGSDSAGMRTTAVRDGDHYVLNGSKIFITNAGEAEIYIVFAVTAPELKHKGITAFIVEKGMEGFTMGKKEKKLGIRSSPTLAVNFEDVRVPVENRLGEEGQGFKIAMMTLDGGRNGIAAQALGIAQGAFEHARDYAKERNQFGKPIAALQAIQFKLADMATKIEAARLLTYQAAWLEDQGLPYGKASAISKVFAGDIAMEVTTEAVQVFGGYGYTREYPVERFMRDAKITQIYEGTNEIQRVVISNYLLKE